GGCAGCGAGCCCTGCAAGTTGATTGTGAAAGCGGACGCATCCCCCGGGGATACTCCTGCTGCCCGGAGCGACTCCCGCGCTCCCGGCTTTGCGCAAACTAGCAGCTTTGGGCTAGCGTCCTGCAAATAATCCCGCGGCCGAAATCCTTTGCCAACCGCGAACAGCAACCAAGAAAGCCGATGCCATGAATCACCCTGTAGCGATCCGACCCGAGGACCATGCGATCTTCCAACCCTCCAAAATGGGTAAGGCGACACTTTTCGAATCCGAGCGCTTGCTGGTCGGACTCAATAGTTTCGAGCCAGGGCAAGAGCATGCGCTCCACGCGCATACCGGGATGGACAAAGTCTACCAGGTCGTCGCGGGCGAGGGGGAATTCCTTCTCGAAGGCGAAGAGGTGCCGATGTCCGCCGGGATGGTCCTGGTGGCCCCGGAAGGCGTACCCCATGGGATTCGCAATACAGGCAAGGAAAGGTTGATCGTGCTGGCCATCCTCGCGCCCGGACCCCGCTGAGGAGAAGAGAGGCCTAACTCTTGCTGCTGTTTTCGCGCACGAAGACCGGCTCCTCCGGCGACGAACGACTGTCGTCAAACCGATAGCCCATCCCTGTGAAGTCGCTTATGGCCGAGACCGATTTGATCCTCTCTCGGATCAGCCAGCCGGACATCGCACCGCGGGCACGCTTGGCGAAAAAGCTCACGATCTTGTAGGGGCCGTCATCCTTGGCATCCAGAAATTTGGGCGTGACGATCCGCCCTTCGACCTCATTGGCGCGTACCGAATGGAAATATTCGTTGGACGCCAGATTGACCAGAACTTTTGCCCCGGGGCTTTCCGCCAGGTCGGCGTTCAAAGTTCGGGTGATCCGATCGGCCCAAAACGCATACAGATCCTTGCCACGACCATTGGGCAAGGAGGTGCCCATCTCAAGCCGGTAGGCCTGCATGAGATCAAGAGGCCGCAGCACGCCATATAGACCCGACAGGATGCGCAGAGTCTTTTGCGCATGGGTGTAGTCGCGACTCGTGAACGAACCGGGCGCGTCCATCCCGAGATAGACGTCGCCGGTAAAAGCCGTGAGCGCTGGGCGCGAGTTGTCCGGGGTGAAGGGCGTGTGCCACTGCTGAAAACGCTCGTGGTTCAACTCCCCGAGAGGGGCCGATATGCTCATCAACTTCGAGAGATCCTTCGCCGATTTCTGCGCCATGACCGAGACCAGCTCGCGCGAATCTCGCAGCATCCTCGGCGTTGAGGACTTGTCGGTGGCCAGAGGGGACTCGAAATCCAGCGATTTGGCGGGAGAAATAACAATCAGCACTCTTCGGTTTTACCGGACCAATGCCTGCATGAAAACCCTTGCCCGCCCGCCGGGCAGGCAAACGGCCACCGAGAGCCGCACGCGACCGTTGCGCCGTCCCCCGAGCACCGGCGATCCACCGCGAGATCCCATCCCCTCTGCCCATCCGGGTTGCGAAAAGAACCCCGATACGCGACGCCTAGTGCTTGCCCTGCAAAGATGATTGCAGGCTCACCCCAGCCAAGCGAGAGCAGCCAATGTCGGAGAAACATACTCTTTTTGCCATCACGCACTCCTTGTATTCAGGAAGGGCGCGCTCCTACCTGATCAAGAATCAGATCCCGTTTCAGGAGCTTTCCACGGGCCACGAAAGCTTCAAGAACGATATTCTCCCGCTGGCAAAATTACCGACGATTCCGACCCTCAAGACGCCGGACGGCACCGTTATTCGAGACGGAGCCGCAATCATCGAATATTTCGAGCAGGCCACCGGGCATCCCTGCCAACCCTCTACGGCGCGCCAGAAGGTGGTCAGTTCCCTTTTCGACCTGGTTGGAACCGATGGCCTCCTGCGCCCGGCCATGCATTACCGCTGGAACTTCCCGGACCAGAACCTCAGCTTTCTCAGGCACCATTTCTACTACTCCCAGCGAGACGTCCCGGCGCGTCCGGAGAAAACGGAACGCATGATGGAGAAAATGCGCTTTGTTGCGGGGCTCTGGGGGGTTCGTGACGAAACAAAGGATTTGGTCGAGTCACTCTATCTGGAGCTTCTGGCGGCCCTCGATACTCATTTTTCGGCCCACCCTTACCTCCTCGGCGGCAAACCCTGTATCGGCGACTTCGGCCTGATCGCGCCCCTCTATGCCCATTTGGGACGCGACCCCTATCCCGCACGAATCATGCAGGAAAAAGCAGTTCGAGTTTACCGTTGGGTCGAGCGCATGAACCGAGGCGACGCCGATACTCCAGAATTCTTTGAGGCAAGCGAAGACTACCTGCCCAACGACGAGATCCCTGCGACCTTGATCGAGACCCTGCGAATTCTTTCCGCCGACCTGCTGCCCGAGACAGAGGCCGCCGCAGAAACCATCAATCAATGGCTTCGGGCGACCCCGCCGGCACCGGGAGTGCCGGCCGAGCGCTTTCTCGGCAAGGCGCATTTCTCGGTCCGCGGTCAACCGATCGAGTCGGTGGCTCAGCCCTATCGATTCTTCCAATTACAGCGCGCACAGGATACCTTCGATTCCCTCACCGAACCTGAGCGCACTTCGGTGCGCTCCCTGCTGACCGACACCGGCCTCGCCGATCTCCTGACGATCCGCCTGTCCAGACGCCT
The genomic region above belongs to Candidatus Binatia bacterium and contains:
- a CDS encoding cupin domain-containing protein, translated to MNHPVAIRPEDHAIFQPSKMGKATLFESERLLVGLNSFEPGQEHALHAHTGMDKVYQVVAGEGEFLLEGEEVPMSAGMVLVAPEGVPHGIRNTGKERLIVLAILAPGPR
- the yaaA gene encoding peroxide stress protein YaaA, translated to MLIVISPAKSLDFESPLATDKSSTPRMLRDSRELVSVMAQKSAKDLSKLMSISAPLGELNHERFQQWHTPFTPDNSRPALTAFTGDVYLGMDAPGSFTSRDYTHAQKTLRILSGLYGVLRPLDLMQAYRLEMGTSLPNGRGKDLYAFWADRITRTLNADLAESPGAKVLVNLASNEYFHSVRANEVEGRIVTPKFLDAKDDGPYKIVSFFAKRARGAMSGWLIRERIKSVSAISDFTGMGYRFDDSRSSPEEPVFVRENSSKS
- a CDS encoding glutathione S-transferase family protein, giving the protein MSEKHTLFAITHSLYSGRARSYLIKNQIPFQELSTGHESFKNDILPLAKLPTIPTLKTPDGTVIRDGAAIIEYFEQATGHPCQPSTARQKVVSSLFDLVGTDGLLRPAMHYRWNFPDQNLSFLRHHFYYSQRDVPARPEKTERMMEKMRFVAGLWGVRDETKDLVESLYLELLAALDTHFSAHPYLLGGKPCIGDFGLIAPLYAHLGRDPYPARIMQEKAVRVYRWVERMNRGDADTPEFFEASEDYLPNDEIPATLIETLRILSADLLPETEAAAETINQWLRATPPAPGVPAERFLGKAHFSVRGQPIESVAQPYRFFQLQRAQDTFDSLTEPERTSVRSLLTDTGLADLLTIRLSRRLAQRENLEVWL